In one window of Pieris brassicae chromosome 10, ilPieBrab1.1, whole genome shotgun sequence DNA:
- the LOC123715059 gene encoding tyrosine-protein kinase Btk29A isoform X4 — translation MPGGGSGPPGTPSAKPKEKRTKVVVALYPFKAIESGDLSLEKGAEYEVIDDSQEHWWKVKDENGSVGYIPSNYVKEKETIGLQKYEWYVGEMSRQRAESLLKQEDKEGCFVVRNSSTKGMYTLSLYTKVTHPQTKHYHIKHNGRGEFYLSDKHCCPTIPDLINYHRHNSGGLCSRLKATPCDRPAPPTAGLSHDKWEIDPSELVLLEELGAGQFGVVRRGKWRGRIDTAVKMMKEGTMSEDDFIDEAKVMTKLQHQNLVQLYGVCSKHRPIYIVTEYMRHGSLFNYLRRTSPDQLGPAVLLDMCIQVCKGMSYLERHNYIHRDLAARNCLVGDENVVKVADFGLARYVLDDQYTSSGGTKFPIKWAPPEVLNYTRFSSKSDVWAFGVLMWEVFTCGKVPYGRMKNSEVVEMVQRGQVLEKPKGCLNEIYNVMRACWRHAPDERPSFRVLKEELAQIAHTVLAD, via the exons GGTGCAGAGTATGAAGTTATAGACGATTCGCAAGAGCATTGGTGGAAAGTGAAAGATGAAAATGG gtCCGTCGGATATATTCCAAGTAATTATGTTAAGGAAAAGGAAACAATAGGATTGCAAAAATACGa ATGGTACGTTGGTGAAATGTCACGACAGCGAGCTGAATCTCTCCTCAAGCAAGAAGATAAGGAAGGATGTTTTGTTGTACGCAACTCCTCTACCAAGGGAATGTACACGCTTTCACTATATACCAAAGT CACTCACCCCCAAACCAAACATTACCACATAAAGCACAACGGACGGGGCGAATTCTACCTCTCGGATAAGCATTGCTGTCCAACAATTCCGGACCTGATCAACTACCACAGGCATAATAGTGGTGGACTATGTTCGCGACTCAAGGCCACGCCCTGCGATCGCCCCGCCCCGCCCACGGCTGGATTGTCGCACG ataaaTGGGAGATAGATCCTTCGgaattagtattattagaaGAGTTAGGGGCCGGTCAATTCGGCGTTGTGCGTCGCGGCAAGTGGCGTGGGAGAATTGACACTGCTGTCAAGATGATGAAGGAGGGCACGATGTCTGAAGACGACTTCATTGATGAGGCCAAGGTTATGAC cAAACTCCAGCACCAGAACTTAGTACAGCTGTACGGTGTGTGTTCAAAGCACAGACCGATATACATAGTAACTGAATATATGCGACATGGCTCGTTGTTCAACTACCTGCGACGCACATCTCCAGACCAGCTCGGCCCTGCTGTCCTGCTCGATATGTGTATACAG gTGTGCAAAGGTATGTCGTACTTAGAGAGGCATAACTACATTCATCGGGATTTGGCCGCGAGGAACTGTTTGGTTGGAGATGAAAATGTTGTCAAA gtagCAGATTTTGGCCTGGCTCGGTATGTTCTTGATGACCAGTACACGAGTTCTGGCGGCACCAAGTTCCCAATAAAATGGGCACCGCCTGAAGTTCTCAACTATACGAGATTCTCTTCTAAATCCGATGTTTGGGCGTTTG GAGTGCTGATGTGGGAAGTCTTCACGTGCGGCAAAGTGCCGTATGGACGGATGAAGAACTCGGAAGTGGTAGAAATGGTTCAGAGGGGACAAGTGCTGGAGAAGCCCAAGGGATGTTTGAATGAGATATATAAC GTAATGCGAGCATGTTGGCGACACGCCCCCGACGAACGGCCTTCGTTCCGCGTGCTTAAAGAAGAATTGGCTCAAATCGCTCACACCGTACTCGCTGATTGA